In a genomic window of Pedobacter sp. KBS0701:
- a CDS encoding TonB-dependent receptor, whose protein sequence is MKRIFTRLSVLAAFCLLTINVALAQNVTVKGKVIDGGDKTPLPGVSILIKGTQTGTQTDVNGNYSLSAPANATLVFNFVGYTALEQAVNNQTTINVSLASSTQQLEQVVVVGYGTQRKIDVTGSVGTVKGEDISKQASVNAISALQGKVAGVTITNNGAPGSSPQITIRGTGTIYGNTGVLYVVDGVWYDDISFLNPADIENLSILKDASSQSIYGIRAANGVVLITTKRGTKGQAAITYNGSVGYKAVTNQIKMANATEYATLINELSASTGAPNLFANPASYGEGTNWYNQVFRNALQTNHQLSVNGGGDKSTYNFSLGYTNEDGIVKKQNYQRYTAKLSNDFQILAPLKIGYTVSGTAIKSNDIPSTIFRQLYAAGPVVPVYYADGTYGDANDFSLGGGNNFNPQATIDFFNQKSLNYRINGNVYAELTIAKNFTFKTSLGGDFGQNEVRAYIPVYKATQGQQSTQSQLDVNREETRNWIIENTLTYKNTFGAHNLTVLAGQTAQRRKSYFLNATAFDVPYSSDGDLYLTLGNADKRSVTDGGALTTYASYFGRINYSFKDRYLLNATLRADAASQFFGGGDLWGYFPSVGAGWVISQEDFMKDQTVFNNLKLKASWGKVGNAGVPINPTTLTVTQNGGYVSIFNGVAYTGKNVSTLVPSFLNWERTTGTDIGFEAAFLKNRLNIEAGFYNKRTEQAIFEIPVLTSIGTSSGNQIGNQADFQNRGFEFSATWRDTNESGLAYSISGNLGYNKNKVLSVVTGNNPIYAGGAGLSNGGLATRTIQGGAIGEFYGYEVAGIFQNAAEIAASAQKGAKPGDFKYVDTDGNGIINGNDRIVLGNPNPTYSYGLSANLAYKNFDLTVDIQGLAGVKVYNANIASRFGNENFTKDFYDNRWHGEGTSTTYPSVNLGTTANSAPNSFYVEDGSYIRLRNVQLGYTLPSLLVSKWKMQRLRFFLDAQNPVTLFGYKGFTPEVGGTPTNAGIDANVYPLQATYRFGAQVTF, encoded by the coding sequence ATGAAAAGAATCTTTACAAGACTTTCTGTTCTCGCTGCATTTTGTTTGCTAACAATTAACGTAGCATTAGCGCAAAACGTTACCGTGAAAGGTAAAGTAATTGATGGGGGTGACAAAACTCCATTACCAGGCGTATCTATTTTAATTAAAGGCACACAAACTGGCACACAAACAGATGTGAACGGCAACTACTCCCTTAGCGCGCCGGCCAACGCCACATTGGTATTTAACTTTGTAGGTTATACAGCACTTGAGCAGGCTGTAAATAATCAAACAACAATTAATGTATCATTAGCATCATCAACACAACAATTAGAGCAAGTTGTGGTTGTGGGTTATGGTACACAAAGAAAAATTGATGTTACTGGATCGGTTGGGACGGTAAAGGGCGAGGATATTTCTAAGCAGGCATCAGTAAATGCAATCAGTGCCTTACAAGGCAAGGTTGCGGGTGTAACAATTACGAATAATGGTGCACCGGGCTCATCTCCACAAATCACCATTCGTGGTACAGGAACAATTTACGGAAACACAGGCGTTTTATATGTGGTTGATGGCGTTTGGTACGATGATATCAGCTTTCTAAACCCTGCTGATATTGAAAATTTGAGTATTTTGAAAGATGCTTCCTCGCAGTCTATTTATGGTATCCGTGCAGCAAATGGCGTAGTTTTGATTACCACTAAAAGGGGAACAAAAGGTCAGGCGGCTATTACCTATAACGGATCTGTGGGTTACAAGGCTGTAACCAATCAGATAAAAATGGCCAATGCAACTGAATATGCAACATTAATAAATGAATTATCTGCATCAACCGGGGCACCTAATTTATTTGCCAATCCGGCAAGTTATGGAGAAGGTACAAATTGGTATAACCAGGTATTTAGAAATGCATTACAAACCAATCATCAGTTATCTGTAAATGGTGGAGGTGATAAATCGACATATAATTTCTCTTTGGGTTATACCAATGAAGATGGAATTGTAAAAAAACAAAACTATCAGCGTTATACGGCAAAATTATCAAACGATTTCCAAATACTGGCCCCTTTAAAAATAGGTTATACTGTTTCTGGTACAGCCATCAAATCAAATGATATTCCTTCAACCATATTCCGTCAACTGTATGCCGCAGGTCCGGTAGTTCCGGTATATTATGCTGATGGAACTTATGGCGATGCCAACGATTTCAGCTTGGGAGGTGGTAATAATTTTAACCCTCAGGCAACAATAGATTTTTTCAATCAAAAATCTTTAAATTACAGGATTAATGGAAATGTATATGCAGAACTGACAATTGCCAAAAATTTCACCTTTAAAACAAGTTTAGGTGGAGATTTTGGACAAAATGAAGTAAGGGCATATATTCCGGTATATAAGGCTACTCAAGGCCAGCAAAGTACACAAAGCCAGCTTGATGTTAATCGCGAAGAAACCAGAAACTGGATCATTGAAAACACCCTGACATACAAAAATACTTTTGGTGCCCACAATTTAACAGTATTGGCAGGTCAGACTGCACAAAGAAGAAAATCTTATTTCTTAAACGCAACAGCATTTGATGTGCCATACTCAAGTGATGGCGATCTTTACTTAACCTTAGGTAATGCAGATAAGCGTTCGGTTACAGATGGTGGTGCTTTAACAACTTATGCTTCATATTTCGGAAGGATAAATTATTCTTTCAAAGATCGTTACCTGTTAAACGCAACACTTCGTGCTGATGCTGCCTCACAGTTTTTCGGTGGAGGAGATCTTTGGGGTTATTTCCCTTCAGTAGGTGCCGGCTGGGTAATTTCTCAGGAAGATTTTATGAAAGACCAAACAGTCTTTAACAATCTAAAGTTAAAAGCTTCATGGGGTAAGGTAGGTAATGCAGGTGTGCCAATAAACCCAACCACATTAACAGTTACGCAAAATGGTGGCTATGTATCAATTTTTAACGGGGTAGCTTATACAGGTAAAAACGTAAGTACTTTAGTTCCTTCTTTTTTAAACTGGGAGCGCACTACCGGAACCGATATCGGTTTTGAAGCTGCATTCTTAAAAAACAGGTTAAACATCGAAGCCGGTTTTTACAATAAGAGAACCGAGCAGGCCATTTTCGAAATCCCGGTTTTAACATCAATTGGTACCAGTTCAGGTAATCAGATCGGCAATCAGGCTGATTTTCAGAACCGTGGTTTTGAATTTTCTGCAACGTGGAGAGATACAAACGAATCAGGCCTCGCTTACTCAATTAGCGGTAATCTTGGTTATAACAAAAACAAGGTTTTATCCGTTGTAACCGGTAACAACCCAATTTATGCAGGCGGTGCAGGGCTTTCAAATGGTGGCCTTGCTACACGTACCATCCAGGGTGGTGCAATAGGAGAATTTTATGGCTACGAAGTTGCCGGTATTTTCCAAAATGCTGCTGAAATTGCTGCTTCAGCACAAAAAGGAGCTAAACCGGGCGATTTTAAATACGTAGATACAGATGGTAATGGAATTATTAATGGTAATGACCGTATTGTGTTAGGCAATCCAAATCCAACTTATTCTTACGGTTTAAGCGCAAATTTAGCTTACAAAAATTTCGATCTTACTGTTGATATCCAGGGTTTAGCTGGTGTTAAAGTTTATAATGCAAATATCGCATCCCGTTTTGGTAACGAAAACTTCACCAAAGATTTTTATGATAACAGATGGCATGGCGAAGGCACTTCTACCACCTACCCTTCCGTTAATTTAGGAACAACGGCCAACTCAGCTCCTAATTCATTTTATGTAGAAGACGGATCTTATATCCGTTTAAGAAA